A single window of Nicotiana tomentosiformis chromosome 1, ASM39032v3, whole genome shotgun sequence DNA harbors:
- the LOC104114837 gene encoding histone H3-like centromeric protein HTR12, whose product MARTKHLALRKQSRPPSRPTATRSAAAAASSAPQSTPTRTSQRTAPSTPGRTQKKKTRYRPGTVALREIRRFQKTWDLLIPAAPFIRLVKEISHFFAPEVTRWQAEALIALQEAAEDFLVHLFDDSMLCAIHAKRVTLMKKDFELARRLGGKARPW is encoded by the exons ATGGCGAGAACCAAACACCTAGCCCTACGCAAACAAAGTCGCCCACCAAGTCGCCCTACAGCCACACGTTCTG CTGCAGCAGCTGCATCTTCAGCGCCTCAGTCG ACGCCTACAAGAACAAGTCAGAGGACTGCACCTTCAA CTCCGGGGCGGACGCAAAAGAAGAAGACTCGTTACAGGCCAGGGACAGTTGCGCTTCGAGAAATTAGGCGCTTTCAGAAGACATGGGATCTTCTTATTCCAGCTGCTCCTTTCATCAGACTT GTTAAAGAAATTAGTCACTTTTTTGCACCAGAGGTAACTCGCTGGCAAGCTGAGGCTTTAATAGCTCTTCAGGAG GCTGCAGAAGATTTTTTAGTTCATCTGTTTGATGATTCAATGCTATGTGCTATTCATGCGAAGCGTGTTACACTTA TGAAAAAGGATTTTGAGCTGGCTCGACGACTTGGAGGAAAAGCACGACCTTGGTGA
- the LOC104114838 gene encoding MYB-like transcription factor ETC3: protein MDQNLHHQPKLMHHRCCSHEEVNSMEWEFISMSKQEEDLIYRMHKLVGDRWGLIAGRIPGRTAEEIERFWIMKHSDGFANKRRQLRKV from the exons ATGGATCAAAATCTCCATCATCAGCCCAAGCTCATGCACCACCGATGTTGCAGCCATGAAG AGGTTAATAGTATGGAGTGGGAGTTCATCAGCATGAGCAAGCAAGAAGAAGATCTTATTTACAGAATGCACAAGCTTGTTGGAGACAG GTGGGGACTGATAGCAGGGAGAATACCAGGGAGAACAGCAGAAGAAATAGAAAGGTTTTGGATAATGAAACACAGTGATGGCTTTGCAAACAAGAGACGACAATTAAGAAAAGTGTAG